AGGAAAGATGCATGATGACCTACCGCCTCTCAGTAAGTGCACGTGAAACAGAATGAACGTGAAACTCGGGAATGAGTCTTAATTAGAAACAACAAATTCTTAACACCAAatgattttattgatttggtcaGGTCAAAGTCAGAATACTATCATTCAAAGTAGGTAAAACACATTACTATGTAAAGATAAATAATATCTTTGAAATATGTACTTAATTTCTGTCCAGAAACACTTGCTGTTGCGTCAGGCTGCCTGACACTATAATTTTAAAGAAAGTCTAAAGCTCCAACTCAAGTTTTTCAATCGGTATCTGTCTGTGCAAGCCAAGCTTGGACAGTTTTCAGGCAGCTTTGCATAAAACTTGTCATACACTGCCCTCATGTGGAGAAATGCAAAATTGCTAAGACTCAACAATACTCAGATTTAAAGAgattcatgtaaaaaaaacaaaatttaataacaaaatgtaaaacattaaTGGATCCGGTTGAGTCCGGTTGACCCAAAGCCTCCTGTCCCACGCTCAGTGTCATCTAGTCTctgaaaaagacattttcatgTAATGATTAATTATTGTACATGAAAACCTTTTAACCATGTTTTCAGAAGTGTGCGTTGGCGTCTTACCTCCTCTTCAATTAATTCTGGGTAGGCGATGCGCTCACACACCAGTTGTGCAATCCGATCACCTTTTTTAACTGGAAGTTTGGATACACAAAATAATGTGTTAGATGTTAATTgagaaaaacttttttttttttaacctataATCAATTTTCATATTCAATTTTAAATGGTGAAAATTATCTACCTTTTTTTATGCCTTAAATTATTTTCCCAAAAAAGATGGATCAgaacaattaaaattaaaaaaattatttaaaaaaattaaatgttcagaACATTCCACAGGTGAAGGTTTATTGGAAATCGATGAGTCTTACGGATGAGGTAAAATTTACCAAATTATAAACCAACTGACCAattaaacatctttcatttgaaaaagtttGCATTCAACTTTTACGAACGTTTTAGAAATTGAATAGAACTGATGTcccatttttcttcaatttgatAGTtcctaataaataaaaaattatttgatcCTGTTTTTTGTAGTATAGTTGACACAAATGTTGGCCTTTGAGAAGTCAGTAACGCACCTTCAAATGTCTGTTTGCTGAAATTAAATAGGACAACACCCACGTTCCCTCTGTAGTCCTCATCAATGACTCCAGCTAAGAATACACAGGGAGGGAAATAATTAAAATCAACCTGATGAAAGATATTTGACccaatttaatgtattttatcCTATTAAGCAGGATTGGTGTTTCTGTCCGTGGTGTAGAAAGAGTGAGCAATGTGACGATCCACTCACCTCCAACGTCAATAAAGTGCTTTGCTGCGAGACCAGATCTTGGTGCTGAAAAGAACGTACAGTAAAATTACTGCCTAAAACGTTACTGTGTATTTGCGtacaaacgttttttttttttttttttttattcttatgtgtgtgtgaaagcaaCTCACCCACTCTGCCATAACAGCCATGTGGCACTGCTATCTGGATGTCAGTTTTCACGATTACCTTGTCCATTGGGCCGATTGAATAATCATATgcactgaattaaaaaaaaaaaaaaaagaggaagttAGTTTTCTTAATCTTGTTTGATTTTACTATCGTTTCGTCTTGTTTGTGAGCAATGGGTATTGTTTAATGTCAAGGGCTGCAAGTTGAGTTATTTGTGCATGATTttagaaaaatgaatgaaaagtaACCTGTAGAGGTCGAATCCAGCAGCTTTTGAGGAGCCTCTGGTGGGTGAAGTGGCATGTTCCGAAAGTTTGGCGAAGCGAAGAACGGATCCTTCCTCGGTAGGGTTGCGTTTGAACCTTTTCGATGGAGAAAGTCGTCTGGCATCATCAACCTCTGGGACAGGCATGTAGGCAGGCATGGAGGCAGGCATGTTAGTATCGGCACAGTGCAAAAccaaacagcaaaaataaaacaaaaataaaagtgaactGTCTTCCCTCGCTTCTGGAGTAAAACGACTGCAATGATCAACGAACGTCGTCCCGCcagttcatttaaaataaatacgcGGGCCGGGCTTGCAGTTAGCCCCGCCTCCGAATTTTTCACTCTTTTCATTTGAACGATACGTCACTTCCAGTATGTCGCGAGAGTTCTCCTGTAAATACGATAAGAGCAGCAAAGAGATGAGAACCGCGTCCAACCTTGCTTATACGTTCGCGTAGATAGAAGAATAGCAGAATAAACCACGTGTATTGTTGCTGTCGTCTCGACGTTCAGTCTTCAATACAGGTTTCCAGTATGCTAAACACAACGCTCACTGAAATGCTAATGAAGCTAACGTCACGTAGCAATGCGTAAGGTAATATATTTTTCCGGTGCTTGCCTTTGTTATGACTGATCATTCGAGAGTGAAATTGCCTCCTCAAACAGAACAGGTTTCTGACAGCGCgaggacacacaaacattagTGTCATGTCTGCCAACAAACGTACTACAATACAGACACGTAAACTATCTTAGCCTTTAATCGCTGAAGCACACGTCTCCCTCCCCGCCATATTGAATGTGGTAGTTGAAGACACCTCATTCGTTTGCCACTTGCAGATGGACGGCTTGTATATAAGCAAACAATACAGACAAAATTAACAActgcaaatttattttataaatgatttttttcaagtacaCACACAAGTACACTTAAATAGAAAGACATTGCATAAAGTCAGAATGATTATGAAACAATGGTTATCTAAACAAAACCTTAAATATAtcgaaaatgaaaaacaatatgCCATGGGTAAACTTAAGAaagtattttacatttttttgaacttaagacaaaaaaaacaaggttaTGTGTTATTGCAGTCCATGGTCTTAAATCATTGATACAAAGTGGTTTATTCCCCAAAATACAGATTAATACGGTGAGACTCCTactatttacatttattttgcagtaaCAGGTCCCAGGTGTTTATTCAAAGGGATCTGAGACTGTGGATGCAGAATGTTTGATGTGTGCATCTTATGCATTTAAAACAATCCATAAGTGTCCGTTATTGATATCGTGATGGCACCCTGTAGTAAGATAAGTGTTGCTGATTAGTAACCTCACTTTTGTTTCACATCTAAAGGTTCTGGAACGGTCCTTGAACATGGCTTATCATCACCACAGCACTAGCATTCACTTCAAGCAAACACATTCCTGTGCAAGACTCTCATGAGTAGAAGGTGAGCACACTCTTGTGGTTGCCTCTTATGAGGATGGTGGGTGGGAGGTCCTTGGTCAGAATGTCCAACCAGGCCATGTAGAGGAAGTCAGAGATGGTTTCCTTTCGTGCGATAGGCATGCTTCTGCAGGGGGGTCAGACACTCCGAGTCAGACTCTTCAACGGATGAGTTCAAGTGGTTATAGTGCTCGAACGGTTCTACTTACACCACAATCAGGTTAGCGGATTTGGAGTTCTCCTGAAGCAACTCATTCAGTCGAACCTGCAGGTTGGTCTGTAAAGCAGAAGCggttttgctcatttttggcTTTCAACCAATAATCATCTCCAGAAAGAGCAGGTGGTAATGTCACAGGTCACATAGTTTGCGTTCTTTCTGCTCCGAGTGATTCAATTGTGAAATTATTTCTATTGGGGTGTCAAACATTCAGTCATCAGAGAGAACACGTAATGcttttgctcattttctccACCGAAGGTTGCCTTGAAGACCACTTAAATGACATTCTGAACAGTTTTTCAAGATTTGGCGCGCTTCACATACCTTCTCCTCAAATTCATCCAACTCATCATCAGTAATCTTCCAAGGCTGATTTTTCCGCATAGCCTCAACCTGAGTACTGTCTCTGGTCCTCTCGTGAAGACGGAAAGGTTCAATCATGTCCTCCAACTTCTTCAAGCTGAGAGCATACAAATGAGGACATGGGGCACCAAGGGCAGACGTTGGACCAAGATGATTTTCTAACATGTACCTTTCGTTACGAGGCTTGATATGGATGTCATCGATCACTATGATGTCAGTGCATTGAATTCGGAACTTATGTAGCAGCAACTTCATCCTACAAGACAGAAAAGGCACACCATAAACTGTTAAATGTATGTTTATTCACCACCAGGGAACATCTCTAATTTCATGCCTTTGCCCTTGGCACACCACATCGACAGTTAATCAGACCCATGCTCGTTAGGCTATAATTGATAGTGAAACAATTAGCTGATTCCACTCACTCCTGTTTATCCATCTCGCTGCGTCCGGGCTGCCCTGCAATGAAAATTCTCATTTTGCAGTTGTTCCACTTCTTCCTGGTGGTGAGGATGTAGGGCAGCAGCAGAGTGAGACCTGTCAGAAAGCAGGCAGAACCATGAGACAAGTTGCTTTTTTGTGGAGAAGATTTAGATGATATGATATGATGTGGAGTCTCCAATGAGTGAGCAATTTGTT
The window above is part of the Syngnathus acus chromosome 3, fSynAcu1.2, whole genome shotgun sequence genome. Proteins encoded here:
- the dut gene encoding deoxyuridine 5'-triphosphate nucleotidohydrolase, mitochondrial isoform X1, encoding MTLMFVCPRAVRNLFCLRRQFHSRMISHNKEVDDARRLSPSKRFKRNPTEEGSVLRFAKLSEHATSPTRGSSKAAGFDLYSAYDYSIGPMDKVIVKTDIQIAVPHGCYGRVAPRSGLAAKHFIDVGAGVIDEDYRGNVGVVLFNFSKQTFEVKKGDRIAQLVCERIAYPELIEEERLDDTERGTGGFGSTGLNRIH
- the dut gene encoding deoxyuridine 5'-triphosphate nucleotidohydrolase, mitochondrial isoform X2, translating into MPASMPAYMPVPEVDDARRLSPSKRFKRNPTEEGSVLRFAKLSEHATSPTRGSSKAAGFDLYSAYDYSIGPMDKVIVKTDIQIAVPHGCYGRVAPRSGLAAKHFIDVGAGVIDEDYRGNVGVVLFNFSKQTFEVKKGDRIAQLVCERIAYPELIEEERLDDTERGTGGFGSTGLNRIH